In one Bacillus sp. Marseille-P3661 genomic region, the following are encoded:
- a CDS encoding arsenic transporter, whose protein sequence is MSSFMTTFMMVVFCSTVLFIMWRPKGINETIPTAIGAALILMVGIVPITDLKVIAGIISGATITILSTIIMSIILDSIGFFKWVALNIIKKSRGSGVLLYFYIILLCFLMTMFFNNDGSILITTPIIIRILTLLNLKMHQKIPYLISGALIATAASAPIAVSNIANLIALKIVGLNLNDYVKMMFVPSMVGIMTITFLLFYYFRSDIPKKIGINHQVKSSYSPSLHPLITPQKTIEVDWKLLKICMLIIVVTRGSFFLLSPFGIPIEWLAILGAVILVFVRWYHTREGVTDIIKKTPWHILIFAFSMYVLVYGLRNIGFNSLLVEWLKEWITSHHLNASLIMGLLLTIMSNLFNNLPAVMIGTLTLTDMGLDVPTLQIAYLANVIGSDIGALLTPVGTLATLIWMFLLRQHGIKISWRSYIKVTIMVIPIGLIVSLLGLYFWINWLFY, encoded by the coding sequence ATGTCTAGTTTTATGACGACGTTTATGATGGTTGTGTTTTGTTCTACAGTTCTATTCATAATGTGGAGACCAAAAGGTATAAATGAGACTATTCCAACAGCAATTGGGGCAGCTTTGATATTAATGGTTGGAATTGTACCTATAACAGACTTAAAGGTAATAGCTGGAATTATTAGCGGAGCTACAATTACAATATTATCGACAATTATAATGTCGATAATATTAGATAGTATCGGTTTCTTTAAATGGGTTGCATTAAACATAATAAAAAAATCACGCGGTTCAGGAGTGTTACTTTATTTCTATATTATATTATTGTGTTTTTTAATGACGATGTTCTTCAACAATGATGGCAGCATATTAATTACTACTCCTATCATTATTAGGATATTAACATTATTAAATTTAAAGATGCATCAAAAAATTCCTTACCTCATATCAGGTGCATTAATTGCTACTGCAGCTAGCGCCCCTATTGCTGTAAGTAATATAGCAAATTTAATAGCATTGAAAATTGTTGGACTTAACTTGAATGACTATGTAAAGATGATGTTTGTCCCTTCAATGGTGGGAATTATGACAATAACGTTCCTATTATTCTATTACTTTAGAAGTGACATTCCAAAGAAGATTGGTATCAATCATCAAGTGAAAAGCTCCTATTCTCCATCATTACACCCACTAATAACGCCACAGAAAACTATTGAAGTAGACTGGAAACTATTAAAAATTTGTATGTTAATTATTGTAGTGACAAGGGGAAGCTTTTTCCTCCTTTCTCCATTTGGTATCCCGATTGAATGGCTTGCAATTTTAGGTGCAGTAATTCTAGTATTCGTCAGATGGTATCACACCCGTGAAGGTGTGACAGATATTATAAAAAAGACACCTTGGCACATTTTAATATTCGCATTCAGTATGTATGTATTAGTTTATGGCCTCAGAAACATTGGATTCAATTCACTATTGGTTGAGTGGCTTAAAGAATGGATCACTAGCCATCATTTGAATGCAAGTCTAATAATGGGCTTACTATTAACAATTATGTCCAATCTATTTAATAATCTACCTGCGGTGATGATAGGTACCTTAACATTGACTGACATGGGTTTGGATGTACCCACATTACAAATTGCATATTTAGCAAATGTAATTGGTAGTGATATTGGAGCGTTACTTACTCCAGTAGGAACCCTTGCAACATTAATTTGGATGTTTTTGTTACGGCAACATGGAATAAAGATTTCTTGGAGAAGCTACATTAAAGTTACAATTATGGTTATTCCAATAGGGTTGATAGTAAGTTTACTAGGGCTATACTTTTGGATAAATTGGTTATTTTACTAG
- a CDS encoding DUF2642 domain-containing protein, whose product MNLLDSYLKEQVVVEISGNLILNGILVDKGSDLIVLFDGTNYLYIPLMHIQKIKKVDQEDDQISIDLSQGSQIDNLNETLSIRKILNNARGVFSEIVVAKKQPIHGYVVSIMNNYFVFYSPVFKTMYISLHHLKWLTPYNQQISPYALNKEYLPVNPTRIPLARTLEEQLKKLINHMVVFDLGRDNQKIGQLKAIDDSIIELITARQIKTYINVRHIKTVHLP is encoded by the coding sequence TTGAATTTACTTGATAGTTATTTAAAAGAACAGGTAGTTGTAGAAATTTCAGGTAATCTAATACTCAATGGAATACTGGTGGATAAAGGGTCAGATCTTATTGTTCTATTTGATGGTACAAATTATTTGTATATACCACTAATGCATATTCAAAAAATAAAAAAAGTTGATCAAGAAGATGATCAAATTTCAATAGATTTATCTCAAGGATCACAAATTGATAATTTAAATGAAACATTATCAATTCGGAAAATATTGAATAACGCTAGAGGTGTATTTTCTGAAATAGTTGTTGCAAAAAAGCAACCAATACATGGGTATGTTGTAAGTATTATGAACAATTATTTTGTCTTTTATTCACCAGTTTTTAAAACAATGTACATTTCCTTGCACCATTTAAAATGGTTAACTCCATATAATCAACAAATTTCACCATATGCACTCAATAAAGAATACCTACCAGTTAATCCAACTAGAATCCCTCTTGCAAGAACATTAGAGGAACAACTTAAAAAATTAATAAATCACATGGTTGTATTCGATCTGGGACGGGATAATCAAAAAATTGGACAATTAAAAGCAATTGATGATAGCATCATTGAGTTGATTACAGCAAGACAGATAAAAACATATATAAATGTACGGCATATTAAAACCGTACATTTACCATAA
- the fabI gene encoding enoyl-ACP reductase FabI, with the protein MLSLQGRTYVVMGVANKRSIAWGIAQSLHNAGARLVFTYAGERLEKSVRELTETLERNDSIVLPCDVTSDEDIEKAFMQIKEEVGTIHGIAHCIAFAHKEELKGDYMNTTRDGFLLAHNISSYSLTAVAKVAKDLMTEGGSIVTLTYLGGERVMTNYNVMGVAKASLDASVRYLASDLGKHGIRVNSISAGPIRTLSAKGISDFNVILKDIEERSPLRRTTTPEEVGDTALYLFSDLSRGVTGENIHVDSGYHIIGY; encoded by the coding sequence ATGTTATCTTTACAAGGGCGGACATATGTTGTAATGGGTGTAGCGAATAAAAGAAGTATTGCTTGGGGTATTGCACAATCACTACATAATGCTGGGGCAAGGCTAGTTTTTACATATGCTGGTGAACGACTAGAAAAGAGTGTACGTGAATTGACAGAAACATTGGAACGCAATGATTCAATAGTATTACCTTGTGATGTTACAAGTGATGAAGATATAGAGAAAGCATTTATGCAAATTAAGGAAGAAGTAGGTACTATTCATGGCATTGCCCATTGTATTGCATTTGCTCATAAGGAAGAGTTAAAAGGTGACTATATGAACACTACACGCGATGGTTTTCTGTTAGCTCATAATATTAGCTCATATTCATTAACTGCAGTGGCTAAGGTTGCAAAAGACTTAATGACTGAAGGCGGCAGCATTGTAACTCTAACATATCTAGGCGGCGAACGAGTTATGACAAATTACAACGTAATGGGTGTAGCAAAGGCTTCGCTTGATGCTAGTGTCCGTTATTTAGCTAGCGATCTTGGGAAACATGGAATAAGAGTGAATTCAATTTCCGCAGGCCCAATCCGCACCCTATCTGCAAAAGGTATTAGTGATTTTAATGTTATTCTGAAGGATATTGAGGAAAGATCACCTTTACGCCGTACAACAACTCCTGAAGAAGTCGGAGACACTGCACTGTACTTATTCAGCGATCTTTCAAGAGGTGTTACTGGAGAAAATATACACGTTGACTCTGGTTATCATATTATTGGTTACTAA
- a CDS encoding monovalent cation:proton antiporter family protein produces the protein MEGHASVTSLVIVILAAFLTPIVLHRLRLNIIPVVVAEIIVGMIIGESGFNLVQPDMWLETLSLLGFIFLMFLSGVEIDFSAFAGGKKKKKNGPNPFLISSLYFVGIFVLSYLLSLAFVWGGFIDNALLMTLIISTISLGVVVPTLKDAQLMKTNIGQTILLVAVIADLVTMILLAVFVSLYGEGHGNMWLLLILFVVGLLLYFLGKYFRHQSFLETMSKGTIQIDTRAIFALIIFLVALSETVGAENILGAFLAGVLVSLLSPNPDMVHKLDSFGYGFLIPIFFVMIGVELNLWELVEEPKVLLLIPLLLIALFISKVIPALVMKKWYDWQTVLATSFILTSTLSLVIAAAHIGERMEVISEQVSGALILVAVISCIVSPIAFRKLFPKQETTVQRAKVAFIGANTMTLPVSRELDVDHYDAEIYHLKQEKIDNDVSSSLFKIIEVSDYSIETLEKLKVFEADILVVSTGKEETNSSIAIFAKEQYGTDRVIARVETPELERSLRELQIDVFSVFLSTKTLLKALIESPSVMNLLTKEESALYQINMNNPKYHGILLRNFPFTGDVIMVRIFRGKDSIVPHGDTELNVNDRLIVTGSKEYVEELRMLFEHSEWY, from the coding sequence ATGGAAGGACATGCATCGGTAACTTCCCTTGTCATTGTTATTTTAGCAGCTTTTCTTACTCCTATTGTTCTTCATCGCTTAAGGTTAAACATTATTCCAGTCGTTGTGGCTGAAATTATTGTGGGTATGATAATTGGCGAAAGTGGATTTAATCTTGTTCAACCAGACATGTGGCTGGAAACTTTATCATTATTAGGATTTATCTTTTTAATGTTTTTGAGTGGGGTAGAAATTGATTTTTCAGCATTTGCAGGTGGAAAAAAGAAGAAAAAGAATGGGCCTAATCCATTTTTAATATCGTCTCTTTATTTTGTTGGTATATTTGTTTTATCTTATTTATTATCTCTTGCTTTTGTCTGGGGCGGATTTATTGATAATGCTTTGTTAATGACACTGATTATTTCTACAATTTCCTTAGGCGTAGTTGTCCCAACGCTAAAAGATGCACAACTTATGAAAACAAATATCGGCCAAACTATTTTATTAGTTGCAGTTATCGCTGATTTAGTAACGATGATACTGTTGGCAGTATTTGTTTCTTTATATGGTGAAGGTCATGGGAATATGTGGTTATTACTTATTCTGTTTGTAGTGGGGCTCCTTCTATATTTCCTTGGCAAATATTTTAGACATCAATCGTTTCTGGAAACAATGTCAAAAGGGACGATCCAGATTGATACGAGAGCCATTTTCGCTCTAATTATATTTCTAGTTGCATTATCTGAAACAGTGGGTGCCGAAAATATCCTTGGCGCGTTTTTAGCAGGTGTGCTTGTTTCGCTATTATCACCTAATCCTGATATGGTGCATAAACTTGATTCTTTTGGCTATGGATTTTTAATACCAATCTTTTTTGTTATGATTGGGGTAGAACTTAATTTATGGGAACTAGTAGAAGAACCAAAAGTTTTGTTACTTATACCGCTATTGCTGATAGCATTATTCATATCAAAAGTTATACCGGCACTTGTTATGAAAAAGTGGTATGATTGGCAAACTGTCTTAGCTACCAGTTTTATATTGACTTCTACATTATCACTTGTAATTGCCGCAGCGCATATTGGTGAACGCATGGAAGTGATATCCGAACAAGTCTCAGGTGCGTTAATATTGGTTGCTGTAATTTCTTGTATTGTTTCACCAATTGCATTCCGCAAACTGTTCCCAAAACAAGAAACTACAGTACAGCGTGCAAAAGTGGCATTTATTGGTGCAAATACAATGACTCTTCCTGTTTCAAGGGAGTTGGATGTGGATCATTATGACGCAGAGATTTATCATCTAAAGCAGGAGAAAATAGATAATGATGTTTCCTCGTCTTTATTTAAAATTATTGAGGTAAGTGATTACTCAATTGAAACTCTTGAAAAGCTAAAGGTTTTTGAAGCAGATATTCTAGTTGTATCTACCGGGAAAGAGGAAACCAATAGTAGCATTGCTATTTTTGCTAAAGAACAATATGGAACTGACAGGGTGATTGCACGAGTTGAAACACCGGAATTAGAAAGGTCATTACGAGAACTACAAATTGATGTATTTTCTGTTTTCCTTTCAACTAAGACGTTACTTAAAGCGCTTATCGAATCACCTAGTGTTATGAATTTATTAACGAAGGAAGAAAGTGCTTTATATCAAATAAATATGAATAATCCAAAATATCATGGTATCCTTTTACGGAACTTTCCTTTTACGGGAGATGTGATCATGGTACGAATATTTAGAGGTAAAGATTCAATTGTTCCGCATGGCGATACGGAATTAAATGTAAATGACCGTTTAATTGTAACAGGTTCTAAAGAATATGTTGAAGAATTGAGGATGCTGTTTGAACATAGTGAGTGGTATTAA
- the prpE gene encoding bis(5'-nucleosyl)-tetraphosphatase PrpE produces the protein MFDIIGDIHGCYEEFVALTNTLGYKWMNGTPIHPQGRKLVFVGDLTDRGPESIKVMELVYTLVIEKKQAYYTPGNHCDKLYRYFLGRNVQIKHGLETTVAEYEGLTSKEQAKVQSHFMKLFEKAPLYLQLDEGNLVVAHAGIKHDYIGKSSKKVKTFVLYGDITGETNPDGTPVRRDWAKNYFGESWIIYGHTPVEHPRKINKTWNIDTGCVFGGSLTALRYPEMETISVPSTMPKVPEKFRTFDD, from the coding sequence ATGTTTGATATTATTGGTGACATTCATGGCTGTTATGAAGAATTTGTAGCTCTAACAAACACGTTAGGCTATAAATGGATGAATGGGACTCCTATTCATCCACAGGGCCGAAAGTTAGTCTTTGTTGGTGATTTGACTGATCGAGGACCTGAGTCAATAAAAGTAATGGAGCTAGTCTATACGCTAGTCATTGAGAAAAAACAAGCATATTATACTCCAGGTAATCATTGTGACAAGTTATACAGATATTTTTTGGGGAGAAACGTTCAAATAAAACACGGATTAGAAACAACAGTGGCAGAATATGAAGGTCTAACGTCAAAAGAACAAGCAAAGGTTCAATCACATTTTATGAAACTATTCGAAAAGGCCCCTCTTTATCTTCAATTAGATGAAGGTAACTTAGTAGTAGCACATGCTGGAATTAAACATGATTATATTGGCAAGTCCAGTAAAAAAGTAAAAACATTTGTATTATATGGTGATATTACTGGTGAAACAAATCCTGATGGTACTCCCGTCCGCCGTGATTGGGCAAAAAACTATTTTGGAGAGAGTTGGATTATCTATGGCCATACTCCAGTAGAGCATCCTCGAAAAATAAATAAAACATGGAATATAGATACCGGCTGTGTATTTGGCGGAAGCCTTACTGCACTGCGTTATCCTGAAATGGAAACAATTTCGGTACCATCAACCATGCCAAAAGTACCCGAAAAATTCAGAACCTTTGATGATTAG
- a CDS encoding UDP-glucose dehydrogenase family protein, whose amino-acid sequence MKIAILGAGYVGLSTGVVLAEIGHFVHCIDLDHEKIKKLNNGISPIYEPGLEDLLFKNIHAGRLKFTISHLDGLKDKEIIIIAVGTPQRHDGAADLSYLEQAAKDISTHLSKDTIVAIKSTVPVGTNEKIKEIFNDQLKNKNINVQMISNPEFLRQGSAIMDTMQADRIIIGADNRDAAKKIREMYRPLNVPVLLTSIKSAEMIKYASNAFLATKISYINEIANLCEAVGADVEDVAKGMGKDLRIGEAFLRAGIGYGGSCFPKDVKALIHTAALHGLDFSLLKDTIEINDYQRELIVLKALKRFGELKGKKIAMLGLAFKPETDDMREAPSIPIAHSLVRQGAEVVAYDPVANENAKKVIGNVIRYEDSIQTAIKNADAVFIITEWNEIKQIKLTELTKFMKQPIVFDGRNCFEEDRVRECENIEYYPVGRPAIIKK is encoded by the coding sequence ATGAAGATAGCTATATTAGGAGCGGGTTATGTTGGGTTGTCTACTGGTGTTGTTTTGGCTGAAATTGGGCATTTTGTACATTGTATTGATTTGGATCATGAGAAGATTAAGAAATTGAATAATGGAATATCACCAATTTATGAACCGGGATTGGAAGACCTGCTATTTAAGAACATACATGCTGGGAGATTAAAATTTACAATCTCACATCTGGATGGTTTAAAAGATAAGGAGATTATAATTATTGCAGTCGGTACTCCACAAAGACATGATGGAGCAGCCGATCTTTCATATCTTGAACAAGCCGCTAAAGATATTTCCACTCATCTCTCAAAGGATACGATTGTTGCAATAAAGAGTACAGTCCCTGTTGGTACAAATGAAAAGATTAAAGAAATTTTCAATGACCAATTAAAAAATAAAAATATTAATGTACAGATGATTTCTAACCCTGAATTTCTAAGACAAGGATCTGCAATCATGGATACAATGCAAGCAGATCGAATTATCATTGGAGCCGATAATAGAGATGCTGCAAAGAAAATAAGAGAAATGTATCGTCCGTTAAATGTCCCAGTTTTACTAACTAGTATTAAAAGTGCCGAAATGATAAAGTATGCATCCAATGCTTTTTTGGCAACTAAAATAAGTTATATTAATGAAATCGCTAACTTATGTGAGGCGGTAGGAGCAGATGTTGAGGATGTAGCAAAGGGAATGGGAAAGGATTTAAGAATTGGTGAGGCTTTTTTACGAGCGGGTATTGGTTACGGTGGGTCTTGCTTTCCAAAAGATGTTAAGGCATTGATTCATACAGCAGCATTACATGGACTAGATTTTTCTTTGCTAAAGGACACTATTGAAATTAATGATTATCAACGAGAACTTATTGTGTTAAAAGCGTTAAAGCGATTTGGTGAATTAAAAGGGAAAAAAATTGCAATGTTAGGGCTAGCTTTCAAGCCGGAAACAGATGATATGAGGGAAGCCCCTTCGATACCAATCGCACACTCTTTGGTCAGGCAGGGTGCAGAAGTTGTAGCATATGACCCAGTTGCCAACGAAAATGCAAAGAAAGTAATAGGCAATGTAATTCGCTATGAAGATTCTATTCAGACAGCTATAAAAAATGCAGATGCAGTGTTTATTATTACTGAGTGGAATGAAATCAAACAAATCAAACTTACGGAGTTAACCAAATTTATGAAACAACCGATTGTATTTGATGGCAGAAATTGTTTTGAAGAAGATAGAGTTAGAGAATGTGAGAATATAGAATATTATCCTGTTGGAAGACCAGCTATTATAAAAAAATGA
- a CDS encoding FtsW/RodA/SpoVE family cell cycle protein has translation MEKDKAPYQKIDISLILIIIALGCISVFAIYSTTPSLPVKLQNVNFAGKQVLWYFIGFIAIVGTMIVDFDRFKNLAWYLYGFGIMLLLGLEVLGPSKIAPTINGAVSWYVLPVIGNFQPSELMKIFLILVLSQIIVKHNETHPDRTLKDDYLLIGKFALTSMVPLLLLLKQPDLGTSIVIVAIVGSLLLVAGIRWRVIFTLVFTVSLFIASLVFIYFKNPTFITTYILKDHQMNRFYGWLAPEEYSSNFGFQLVKSLLAIGSGQLQGKGLMNGQVYFPEAHTDFIFAVIGEQFGFVGASIVISLFFLLIYRMVHAALESHDPYGSYLCTGVIGMITFQVFQNIGMTIQLMPITGLTLPFISYGGSSLLTSMIAVGIVLNVRSRTRKYMFGD, from the coding sequence ATGGAAAAGGATAAAGCTCCTTATCAGAAGATAGATATTTCTTTAATTTTAATAATTATTGCACTAGGGTGTATTAGTGTATTCGCTATCTATAGCACTACACCCTCATTACCTGTTAAATTACAAAATGTTAATTTTGCAGGTAAACAAGTACTATGGTACTTCATTGGATTCATAGCAATCGTAGGGACGATGATTGTTGACTTTGATCGATTTAAAAATTTAGCTTGGTATTTATATGGATTTGGAATCATGCTTTTACTGGGCTTAGAAGTATTAGGTCCATCGAAAATTGCACCTACTATCAATGGAGCGGTCAGCTGGTATGTTCTTCCTGTTATTGGTAACTTTCAACCTTCTGAATTGATGAAAATCTTTTTGATTTTGGTTCTTAGTCAAATTATTGTAAAGCATAATGAAACACATCCTGATCGGACACTAAAAGATGATTATTTACTAATTGGTAAGTTTGCTTTAACCTCAATGGTCCCTTTATTGTTGCTATTAAAACAACCAGATTTAGGTACGTCTATTGTAATTGTTGCAATTGTTGGTTCGCTACTTTTAGTTGCTGGCATTCGTTGGCGGGTTATTTTTACACTTGTATTTACTGTCTCTCTATTTATTGCTTCACTCGTTTTTATTTATTTTAAAAACCCGACGTTTATTACAACTTATATTTTGAAAGATCATCAAATGAACCGTTTTTATGGATGGTTAGCGCCAGAGGAATATTCCAGTAATTTTGGATTCCAACTAGTGAAATCTTTACTAGCTATCGGATCAGGCCAATTACAAGGTAAAGGACTGATGAATGGTCAAGTCTATTTTCCTGAAGCTCACACCGACTTTATATTTGCTGTTATTGGGGAACAATTTGGATTTGTTGGAGCAAGTATCGTAATTTCGTTGTTTTTCCTGCTGATTTATCGAATGGTACATGCTGCTCTAGAAAGCCATGATCCATATGGAAGTTATTTATGTACTGGTGTTATTGGTATGATTACCTTCCAAGTGTTTCAAAATATAGGCATGACAATTCAGTTAATGCCAATTACAGGACTTACCCTTCCTTTTATAAGTTATGGTGGTAGCTCACTACTAACTAGTATGATCGCTGTTGGCATTGTCTTAAATGTCCGTTCCCGAACAAGAAAGTATATGTTTGGAGATTAA
- a CDS encoding CotO family spore coat protein, with protein MGKKFAGTINRPLLYITQPAYTETKAKMQHSYVSRPIIKYSEETPFSAHDRQNSEIDKKESVELQVAPESETTSLTTKALPVPESETTSSLQPVLHSVESESSPTLDTQKHKGNIEPTRPAKSRIHSFNKIQTIRAPKQEIQSTTEDAIPNYTGSVPDPIKLVLPVISTETNESTETNMSTEKNVDEVQTTLRKSVVTGIIKNSFEMGNNAKKKVKKVEKPIGQVENQVKSLDIEEIENPGNKDVVATINEGNEDTVETEVIEVQKPRPFRELNIQEKVEYLLDVPAVLPKVKCEFQTKEETHIGVVEGFKNGIVQIIRNTKPNRIQINLEDIISINRVSF; from the coding sequence ATGGGAAAAAAATTTGCAGGTACAATTAATAGGCCACTATTATATATTACACAACCAGCCTATACTGAAACAAAAGCAAAAATGCAACATAGTTATGTTTCTAGACCTATAATAAAATATTCTGAAGAGACCCCATTTTCAGCACATGACAGGCAAAACTCAGAAATTGATAAGAAAGAATCAGTGGAATTGCAAGTAGCTCCTGAATCTGAAACAACTTCTCTTACTACAAAAGCACTGCCAGTACCTGAATCTGAAACAACTTCATCTCTTCAACCAGTATTACATTCAGTTGAATCTGAATCGTCGCCTACATTGGATACTCAAAAACATAAAGGTAACATTGAACCAACTAGACCCGCTAAATCACGGATACATTCCTTTAATAAAATTCAAACAATTAGAGCTCCTAAACAGGAGATACAATCAACTACCGAAGATGCAATACCTAACTATACTGGATCAGTACCTGATCCAATTAAACTAGTGTTACCGGTAATTTCAACTGAAACAAATGAGTCTACTGAAACAAACATGTCTACTGAAAAAAATGTAGACGAAGTACAAACAACTCTAAGGAAGTCAGTTGTAACTGGAATAATTAAAAACAGCTTTGAAATGGGTAACAATGCTAAGAAAAAAGTAAAAAAGGTAGAAAAACCTATTGGGCAAGTTGAGAATCAGGTTAAGTCTCTTGATATTGAAGAGATAGAAAATCCTGGCAACAAGGATGTAGTTGCAACTATTAATGAAGGTAACGAGGATACTGTTGAGACTGAAGTAATTGAGGTTCAGAAACCGAGACCATTTAGAGAATTGAATATTCAGGAGAAGGTTGAGTATTTGCTAGATGTTCCAGCAGTATTACCAAAAGTAAAGTGTGAATTTCAAACGAAGGAAGAAACCCATATTGGAGTTGTTGAAGGTTTTAAAAATGGAATTGTTCAAATAATAAGAAACACTAAACCCAATCGTATTCAAATTAACTTGGAGGATATCATTTCAATAAATAGAGTGAGCTTTTAA
- the mgtE gene encoding magnesium transporter: MPDSKKTLDEQYEKLVNDAISNHDMDAFRAEFLEVHPYDQAKFFVKQEKDVRIQITSYLSPSEMAEIFQNLEIESQEEVLQEMEPSFVADMLAQMYADDAVDVLNELEKDQVVSYLTIMDDDAAQEIKDLLHYEEKTAGSIMTTEFVAISANQTIENAMKILKSKAPDAETIYYIYVIDDQKRLVGVISLRDLIVADYHKLISELMNDRVVSVSVGDDQEDVAKMMKDYDFLALPVVDFQKHLLGIITVDDIIDVMEEEASDDYSKLAAVPDIDSTDYSSFSAARKRLPWLIVLLFLGMFTASLIGRFEETLNKVSILAVFIPLIAGMAGNTGTQALAVAVRGIATGEIANGRKLKILKKEIGTGIIVGLTCGTLVMITVNIWQHNLMLGVLVGISIFVTLTVSTLAGALVPIIMHRFNIDPAVASGPFITTINDIISILIYFGLATVLMNYLI, encoded by the coding sequence ATGCCAGATTCTAAAAAGACATTGGATGAACAATATGAAAAGTTAGTTAATGATGCGATCTCAAATCATGATATGGATGCTTTTCGGGCGGAATTTCTTGAAGTCCATCCATATGATCAAGCAAAATTCTTTGTCAAGCAAGAGAAAGATGTTAGAATACAAATTACTTCCTATTTGTCCCCATCAGAAATGGCCGAAATATTCCAAAATTTGGAGATCGAATCTCAAGAAGAAGTCCTTCAAGAGATGGAACCGTCCTTCGTTGCTGATATGCTAGCACAAATGTATGCAGACGACGCTGTTGACGTGTTAAATGAGCTTGAAAAGGATCAGGTTGTCAGTTATTTAACAATAATGGATGATGATGCAGCTCAAGAAATTAAAGATTTGCTCCATTATGAAGAAAAAACAGCTGGAAGTATTATGACAACAGAGTTTGTTGCTATTTCAGCTAATCAAACGATTGAAAATGCAATGAAAATTCTAAAATCAAAAGCCCCGGACGCAGAAACAATCTACTATATATATGTCATTGATGATCAAAAGCGACTTGTTGGTGTAATCTCATTACGTGATTTAATTGTAGCAGATTATCATAAACTAATCTCAGAATTAATGAATGATCGTGTTGTCTCCGTTTCTGTTGGTGATGACCAAGAAGATGTTGCAAAGATGATGAAGGATTATGACTTTTTAGCCCTCCCAGTTGTCGATTTCCAAAAACATCTTTTAGGTATAATCACAGTCGATGACATCATCGATGTTATGGAGGAGGAGGCATCTGATGATTATTCAAAATTAGCTGCAGTCCCCGATATTGACAGTACTGATTATTCATCATTTTCAGCCGCACGTAAAAGGCTTCCATGGTTAATTGTTTTATTATTTTTAGGAATGTTTACTGCTAGCTTAATCGGTAGATTTGAAGAAACTTTGAATAAAGTATCTATATTAGCTGTTTTTATTCCTTTAATCGCAGGTATGGCTGGAAATACAGGAACACAAGCACTTGCTGTAGCTGTGCGCGGTATTGCAACAGGTGAAATAGCTAATGGCAGAAAGTTAAAAATTTTAAAAAAGGAAATAGGTACAGGGATAATAGTTGGTCTAACATGTGGTACGTTAGTTATGATAACTGTAAATATCTGGCAACACAATCTAATGTTAGGTGTTTTAGTGGGGATTTCAATTTTTGTGACATTAACTGTATCCACATTAGCTGGGGCCTTGGTTCCAATTATTATGCATCGTTTTAATATCGATCCTGCAGTTGCTTCCGGTCCTTTTATTACCACAATCAATGATATTATTAGTATTTTGATTTATTTTGGCTTAGCAACCGTATTAATGAATTATTTAATATGA